The Manis javanica isolate MJ-LG chromosome 14, MJ_LKY, whole genome shotgun sequence genomic interval AtactaatttgtattatttaataCAATTAATGATAGCTAGGATTAAGTTTTCATAATTGTCAGACATGACCCATTactcagaaaaaatatataggtttGATAATATATCTGAGAAGATAAGAATCAACTTGTAGCCAGCAGCAATGTTTTATAATCTGAAAATGTTCCACTCAGCAAGGAGTTGCTGATATAATGAGAAGCTCAGCCAAAGGTACATGGTGCCTTCCACAAACAATGGAAAATGGTTTTACCTCATTAATAAGTAGATTAAAACCACTGctctttagttttcatttttggatataattttttccattttccagataCATGACATTATTATCTTGATTATATATGATTCTtagattataatttattttatttcatttttaaaattttccaaggAATTGAATTTCTGTAATTGTATAtcatagtatttattattttttatttcattgcgtGAAATCAGGTAATGTGGCCATTAAGCTATCTCCATGTTGGAATTATTGAGATTTCCTtttgtataatatttattttgttaaatattgatgaattacaaacacaatctgaaatgATTcttaacaaattatttgaatcatatacattttttaaaaatccttactcattgtttttagaaaattgaaagggtgatataaaacacaaaattattttataagagTCAAATCTCAATTCTAGTTCATGTAATTCAGGAGTTGGCAGTCTAATggataaaacagaaaacagtggATTTTCCAAAAGTTTGAATCATATTGAGAACTTGGGATAAACCTGTAAAGAATCTTCATAATTTCTTGATTAAAACTTTCTTGATACAATTTTCCTCACAGCTTCCTTTACCTGTTTGTTTCTAAGACTGTAGATTATAGGATTCAAGAGTGGAGGAACTAtgctataaaatacagaaaaaatcatGTCCAGAATTGTATCAGAGGATGCTGAACGCCTTACGTACACATAGCTGCCAGAACTGAGGAAAATGGACACCACCAGGATGTGAGGGACACACGTGGAAAAGGcctttccttgctctctgctttgAAACTTGAGCACAGTAGAAAATATGCGACTATATGacatgataatgaaaataaaacagccacCACCAACCCCCATGGCAGAAATAAGAATTAAGAGCTCATTGCTGAACGTGTCAGAGCAGGAGATCCGCAGCAGAGAGGGGATGTCACAGAAGAACTGATGGACCATGTTGGACTGACAGAAGGACAGCCGGAATGTGTTCCCTGTGTGCACACCTGCGTGGATAAGGCCActgagcagggagaccagtgttGTCCAGACACAGAACTGGTGGTTCATGATGACGGGGTAGTGGAGGGGCTGGCAGATAGCCACATAGCGGTCATGGGCCATGACGGTGAGGAACAGAAGCTCTGTAACAGCAAGCCAAAACACGAGGAAGATCTGAGCTGCACAGCCAGCCACTGAAATGGCCCTGTTGTCAGTGAGGGAGTTGACACAGGCTTTGGGGACAGTGACGGAAATGTAGCACACATCTAAGATGGACAGattcctgaggaagaagtacatgggtgtgtgaaggcTCTGGTCCAGAGTGGTGGCAGAGACGATGAGGAGATT includes:
- the LOC118970626 gene encoding olfactory receptor 14C36-like, yielding MVNSTMVTEFLLMGFAELLELRFLHALLFLLMYLATLLGNLLIVSATTLDQSLHTPMYFFLRNLSILDVCYISVTVPKACVNSLTDNRAISVAGCAAQIFLVFWLAVTELLFLTVMAHDRYVAICQPLHYPVIMNHQFCVWTTLVSLLSGLIHAGVHTGNTFRLSFCQSNMVHQFFCDIPSLLRISCSDTFSNELLILISAMGVGGGCFIFIIMSYSRIFSTVLKFQSREQGKAFSTCVPHILVVSIFLSSGSYVYVRRSASSDTILDMIFSVFYSIVPPLLNPIIYSLRNKQVKEAVRKIVSRKF